AATGCAGTTGTCCGAGCGCGAAATGCCCGGTCTCATGTCTCTCATTGAGAAATATGGTGAAGAAAAGCCCCTTAAAGGCCTCAAGATCATGGGCTCCCTGCACATGACCATTCAGACCGCCATGCTCATCAAGTGCCTGTATGAACTCGGTGCAGACCTGCGCTGGGCTTCCTGCAACATTTTTTCCACGCAGGACAATGCTGCCGCAGCCATTGCCGACTCCGGGATGTCCAAGGTGTTCGCATGGAAGGGCGAATCGTTGGAAGAGTTCTGGTGGTGCACTGAGCAGGCTTTGACATGGCCTGACGGCTCCGGTCCTGACCTTATCGTTGATGATGGCGGTGACGCTACCCTGCTCGTTCATCAGGGCGTGAAGTGCGAAAAAGATCCCAGCCTGCTCGGACAGAAACATGAGGTGAAGGAATTTCAGATCGTCATGGATCGTCTGGAAGCCTCCTATGCGGCTGATCCGCAGAAGTGGACCAAGATTGCCAAGGTTATTCGTGGCGTGTCCGAAGAGACCACGACTGGCGTCCATCGTCTTTACGAGATGCAGCGCAACGGCGAACTGCTTTTCCCGGCCATCAACGTCAACGACTCCGTGACCAAATCCAAGTTCGACAACCTTTACGGCTGCCGTGAGTCCCTGGCTGACGGTATCAAGCGCGCTACTGATGTCATGATCGCAGGCAAGGTCGTGGTTGTTATCGGTTACGGTGACGTGGGCAAGGGTTGTGCTCAGTCCATGCGCGGCTTCGGTGCTCGTGTGCTTGTCACTGAAATTGATCCCATCTGCGCACTCCAGGCTGCCATGGAAGGTTTTGAAGTCACCACCATGGAAGATGCTGCCCCCCGTGGCGATATCTTTGTTACCTGCACCGGCAACTACCATGTCGTCACCGGTGAACACATGGATGCCATGAAGGATGAAGCCATTCTCTGCAACATCGGTCATTTCGATTCCGAAATCGAGATGCTGCACCTTGAAGGCAATCCCAAGTGCGTGAAGAAAGAAGTCAAACCGCAGGTCGACAAGTGGACCCTGCCTTCCGGCAAGTCTCTCATCGTTCTGGCAGAAGGGCGTCTGGTCAACCTTGGTTGCGCCACCGGTCATCCGAGCTTCGTTATGTCCAACTCCTTCACAAACCAGGTGCTGGCACAGTTGGATCTGGCAAAGAATGAATACGAACCCAAGGTTATGATTCTGCCCAAGAAGCTGGACGAAGAGGTCGCTCGTCTGCATCTCGAACGTCTCGGCGTCAAACTCGAAAAACTGTCCAAACAGCAGGCTGATTATATCGGCGTGGAAGTGGAAGGCCCGTTTAAGCCGGATCACTATCGCTACTAGTCTCATTCTTGATATTAAAACGAAGGGGAGCCAATTGGCTCCCCTTTTTTGTGCGGTTGTGCTGGCGCGGAATACGCAGCAGGTCATCTGTATTTATTTAGAATGGCTTCAAGGCGGCCATCCTGCTTCATGGCATTGAGCACCGTGTTGAATTTCTGGATAAAAGGTTCCCAGTTTCCTTTTTTTGTGAAGGCAAATCGATAGTCCGCACTGTCGCAGGGCGTTTCGTCAAGAACGAAACGCTCGGGACTGAGTTCCGGCTTTGTGCGCATGAGCCACTGGGTTTCGGCTCGATTGACCACTGCTGCATCGACTCGGCCAATGGCAAGGAGTCCCAGCATGGAGTAAGGGGAAACCGATCTCACCCGCCGGATTTTGTTTGGTCCGAAGTGTGGCTCGAGTACCGGGTAGGCGAAGTCTTTGATCGTGGCCACTGATTTACCGTACAGATCTTTCGGCGAGGTATATTTCAGTGGAGTCTCGGCAGCATAGATCAATACATCTTCGCTCTGCATGAACGGGTCTGTCCACAAGAAATCTGTTGCGTTGGGAACCCATTTCATGGCTTTGGGGTGAACGTCGATTTTGCCGTGCTCGAGCATCATCCACCCTCGTCTGTTGGGAAGTCGCATGACCTTTATTTTGTAATCAAGTGGTTCGGCGACGGCACGCAATACCTCAACGAACACACCGCCGTCCGGAAGGTACGGATCGTCCATGATGTACGGCGGCCAATTGGTGTCCGGGATAAACATTGTGATTGTCTTGTCTGCCGCCTCAGCCTGAATGCACCCTGTCCAAAAACCTGTCCCAATCCAAGTGACTGTTGTGAACAGAACGGTTAGTATAAAAAGTTTGCAATTCATGGAATGACCCTAGCCTAACTGCGTTTGTTTTACAAAGAGAATAGATGGATATGGGGAGAGGGGGATGCAGGAAATCTTATAAAATCACCATATGTGGCGGTTTTTTTGTGGGGGACTGACTGTACCGAGTTGTGTTAAGAATTCTTTCATGCACCATTTTCGCCTGTTCTTAATACTTATTTTTATGCTGACTTTCGCCAATCCTGCCTTTGCATTGGAGGTCGAAGTGTCGGTCTCCAGTTTCAAGGTGGATCATGCCTTTTCCTACGCACCGGGCAATCTTCTTGATGGAGACCCCACAACAGCATGGGTCGGAGGGAGTCTCAGCTCCGGGACCGGGCAATGGATGGAGTTTGCCTTTCCCGTGCCGGTCAGGGTGACTCGACTTGGTATTTTCAACGGTCATCAGGAAGCAGGGCGGTTCAAGGAATTTCGACGGATTCGTTCCGGGCGCATTGTGTATCCCGATGGTTCGGAAAGTCCGTTCTGGCTTCGCGACGAGGCCGGTGAACAGATTGTCGAATGCCCTGCCAAGCCTTTTAAGTCATTCAGGATTATCGTTGATGAAGTCTTCCCCAAAGGCGGGGCGATGGGCAAGCAGAAGCTGGCGGTGTCCGAGGTGAAATTCTATTTGACGCTCAT
The genomic region above belongs to uncultured Pseudodesulfovibrio sp. and contains:
- a CDS encoding transporter substrate-binding domain-containing protein is translated as MNCKLFILTVLFTTVTWIGTGFWTGCIQAEAADKTITMFIPDTNWPPYIMDDPYLPDGGVFVEVLRAVAEPLDYKIKVMRLPNRRGWMMLEHGKIDVHPKAMKWVPNATDFLWTDPFMQSEDVLIYAAETPLKYTSPKDLYGKSVATIKDFAYPVLEPHFGPNKIRRVRSVSPYSMLGLLAIGRVDAAVVNRAETQWLMRTKPELSPERFVLDETPCDSADYRFAFTKKGNWEPFIQKFNTVLNAMKQDGRLEAILNKYR
- the ahcY gene encoding adenosylhomocysteinase, translating into MSKNVIPVDPKCENKVADMSLAEWGHMEMQLSEREMPGLMSLIEKYGEEKPLKGLKIMGSLHMTIQTAMLIKCLYELGADLRWASCNIFSTQDNAAAAIADSGMSKVFAWKGESLEEFWWCTEQALTWPDGSGPDLIVDDGGDATLLVHQGVKCEKDPSLLGQKHEVKEFQIVMDRLEASYAADPQKWTKIAKVIRGVSEETTTGVHRLYEMQRNGELLFPAINVNDSVTKSKFDNLYGCRESLADGIKRATDVMIAGKVVVVIGYGDVGKGCAQSMRGFGARVLVTEIDPICALQAAMEGFEVTTMEDAAPRGDIFVTCTGNYHVVTGEHMDAMKDEAILCNIGHFDSEIEMLHLEGNPKCVKKEVKPQVDKWTLPSGKSLIVLAEGRLVNLGCATGHPSFVMSNSFTNQVLAQLDLAKNEYEPKVMILPKKLDEEVARLHLERLGVKLEKLSKQQADYIGVEVEGPFKPDHYRY